Proteins encoded within one genomic window of Humulus lupulus chromosome 1, drHumLupu1.1, whole genome shotgun sequence:
- the LOC133829358 gene encoding uncharacterized protein LOC133829358 codes for MPPKIRKHESGYEKRKKKKKIEELTQSQRGALDKFIIKEPQVSLENHNYDIVDVEFPENMVPNENVSIEDQTESVDVENRGDVPIKNDNVKNNSDVPIENDNMENQNSNTKNSDDDHLNNSLENEDVLEDNDNNNEEQSNQFEHLLDIFDPRNWDALDSKMIDLLVMKGPKRDCSIMSGSKAKFSRRFTANLYTRVLSNGEKFGERLKEHEISMEHVKNMTTWYELRLRLEKNQTIDKATQRLIEKEKDHWKKVLLRIILIVKFLAKHNLTFRGSNEKLYQNSNGNFLGLIEMLAEFDPIIQEHVKRITNDDIHSHYLGHNIQNELILVLASAIKTEIIKKVKQAKYFSVILDCTPDVSHQEQMSLKLRYVDVSSHSVSIEESFLGFLNVNNTTGHRIFDVLQNELKKLNLDIFDVRGQGYDNGSNMKGKHQGVQKKFLDINPRAFYTPCGCHSLNLTLCDMAESCSKARDFFGVIQRIYTIFANSTKRWKILKDNVKGLTPKSLSSTRWESRVDSVKAIRSQMSDFREASLEVSEKDELDSKIRSEAKSLATNELGDFEFLIAIIIWFEILFAINLVSKLLQSKDMLIDVAMEKIKGLISFFVGYRETCFYNALNNAKEIAIEMNIDPVFPQRRTIRRKRQFDENLNTSVELSGEESFRVNYFLYLVDQAIVSLTKRFEQYQEYENIFGFLFTSDKLQSLDNASLKSCCSHFEKALKHNEHYDIDGNELYVELKLLTKVLPRKKMRAIDILKFLKGLDCFPNTVIAYRILLTIPVTVASAERSFSKLKLLKSYLRSTMLQERLNGLALIAIENDILETVKYEELVDEFSSKSVRRMALFKENVDISLKFVMEK; via the exons atGCCTCCTAAGATTAGAAAACATGAGTCTGGGTATGAAAAacgtaagaaaaagaaaaaaattgaggaGTTAACTCAATCTCAAAGAGGAGCTCTTGATAAATTTATTATAAAAGAACCACAAGTTTCTTTAGAAAATCATAATTATGACATTGTTGATGTTGAATTTCCTGAAAACATGGTTCCTAATGAGAATGTTAGTATTGAGGATCAAACTGAAAGTGTTGATGTGGAAAATAGAGGTGACGTGCCCATTAAAAATGATAATGTGAAAAATAATAGTGACGTGCCCATTGAAAATGATAATATGGAAAATCAAAATTCTAATACAAAAAATAGTGATGATGATCATTTGAATAATTCACTTGAAAATGAAGATGTTTTAGAGGATAATGATAATAACAATGAAGAGCAATCAAACCAATTTGAACATTTGCTTGATATATTTGATCCAAGAAATTGGGATGCTCTTGATTCAAAAATGATTGATTTATTAGTGATGAAGGGTCCAAAAAGAGATTGTTCTATTATGAGTGGTTCTAAAGCTAAATTTTCTAGACGATTCACTGCTAATTTGTATACTAGAGTTTTATCAAATGGAGAGAAGT TTGGTGAAAGACTTAAAGAGCATGAAATCAGTATGgaacatgttaaaaatatgaCCACTTGGTATGAATTGCGTCTAAGGCTCGAAAAGAATCAAACGATTGATAAAGCTACTCAAAGactaattgaaaaagaaaaagatcatTGGAAAAAAGTTTTACTAAGAATTATTTTAATAGTGAAATTTCTTGCTAAACATAACTTGACATTTCGTGGTTCTAATGAGAAATTGTATCAAAATAGTAATGGAAATTTTTTGGGCTTAATTGAAATGTTGGCAGAGTTTGACCCAATTATCCAAGAACATGTTAAACGCATTACAAATGATGATATTCATAGTCATTATCTTGGACATAACATCCAAAACGAGTTAATACTTGTGCTTGCTTCTGCAATTAAAACTGAAATCATTAAAAAAGTTAAACAAGCAAAATATTTTTCTGTGATACTTGATTGTACTCCTGATGTTAGTCATCAAGAGCAGATGTCCTTGAAATTGAGATATGTGGATGTTTCTTCACATTCTGTTAGCATTGAAGAATCATTTTTAGGATTTTTAAATGTGAATAATACAACTGGTCACAGAATTTTTGATGTTCTACAAAATGAGTTGAAAAAACTTAATCTTGATATATTTGATGTGCGGGGACAAGGCTATGATAATGGGTCAAATATGAAAGGAAAACATCAAGGTGTACAAAAGAAATTTTTAGACATAAATCCAAGAGCCTTTTATACTCCTTGTGGTTGTCATAGTCTTAATTTGACATTATGTGACATGGCTGAATCATGTAGTAAAGCTAGAGATTTTTTTGGAGTTATTCAGCGTATTTATACGATTTTTGCCAATTCTACTAAGAGATGGAAAATTTTGAAAGATAATGTGAAAGGATTGACTCCAAAATCATTGTCATCCACTCGTTGGGAGAGTCGTGTAGATAGTGTTAAAGCTATAAGATCTCAAATGTCAGATTTTAGAGAAGCTTCACTTGAAGTGTCAGAAAAGGATGAACTTGATTCTAAAATAAGAAGTGAAGCAAAATCCTTAGCAACAAATGAGCTTGGTGATTTTGAGTTTTTAATAGCAATTATTATTTGGTTTGAAATATTATTTGCTATTAATTTAGTTAGCAAGCTTTTACAATCAAAGGATATGCTTATTGATGTTGCTATGGAAAAAATAAAAGGGTTAATTTCTTTTTTCGTGGGATATAGAGAAACATGTTTTTATAACGCCTTGAATAATGCTAAGGAAATTGCTATTGAAATGAATATTGATCCAGTTTTTCCTCAAAGGCGCACAATTCGAAGAAAAAGACAATTTGATGAGAATTTGAATACATCTGTTGAGTTATCTGGAGAGGAATCTTTTAGAGTTAATTATTTTCTTTACCTTGTTGATCAAGCCATTGTTTCTCTTACTAAGCGATTTGAACAATATCAAGAATATGAAAATATTTTTGGTTTCTTGTTTACTTCTGACAAGCTCCAATCGTTAGACAATGCAAGTTTGAAGTCTTGTTGTAGTCATTTTGAAAAGGCATTGAAACATAATGAACATTATGATATTGATGGGAATGAATTATATGTGGAGTTAAAGTTATTAACAAAAGTCTTGCCTAGGAAAAAAATGAGAGCTATTGATATATTAAAGTTTTTGAAAGGCTTAGATTGTTTTCCTAATACAGTTATTGCGTATAGAATTTTGTTGACTATTCCAGTGACAGTTGCTTCTGCAGAAAGAAGTTTTTCAAAATTGAAGTTATTGAAGTCCTACTTGCGGTCTACCATGTTACAAGAAAGGCTTAATGGATTAGCATTGATCGCGATTGAAAATGATATTTTGGAGACTGTAAAATATGAAGAGTTGGTTGATGAATTTTCTTCAAAAAGTGTGCGAAGGATGGCTCTTTTTAAGGAGAATGTTGATATTAGCTTAAAGTTTGTAATggaaaaataa